The nucleotide sequence aaattctctaaatcaacaaccaaacattcaaatcatgtcaatttttttaattttcaaattcaatttttttttttaattggggaTGAAGGAGGAGAAATTAGAAGTAGGAGTGAGATTTGGTAATTGGAGAAGTAATTGGGGTTAGATTTTGGAGGGGTGCTGATGGTAGTGGCTGGCGGGTTTGGGAGGAGATTAGGATGGGGTGGGGAGGGgttagaagaagaaggagaattttttttatttttcatttttttcttttttcaaattcaagcATTTTTTAAATGTTACCTCAGTATTAGGGGTGATGTTAAtgggggtaaataattattcgTAAAATTTAAGTGTTAAACTAAGTTGTCGGGACAAGTTCAAGAgaattttgatgtattatctcaattaaaaaagtgagagagagtgtaattaattccaaaagggttggtatttatattatttacacaaaaaaaaaagtataaatagcataaataccaatccttttagaagtaattacacttttttaattattttattatctctccCTACTAAATGTATCCCTactaatatacataacatagtcgacacatacaaaatattttgtgtatatattaaaatttttgtaatatatttagagagttaagattttttgtaatattgaaaatataagttgtgtatttgcgtaatttttagtaaaaaaaaaagttgacttCCAAATACTTTTCAAAAGCCCAAATGAGCCCGGTCCGGCCCAAGATTTTTCTTTCCCTCCTCTATATATATTGTTATCTCACTAACTCTTTAATCCCACGGTAGTGTTCAATTTAGACTCCATTCATAGAGTACAATATTTCACTACTcctcaccccccacccccaccccccaaccCCACAACAACACCATGAAATGCAGTGATCCCAAAACCATCGCCACAATTTCTTCAATgaattcatcatcatcttcattttctAGTACTGTTGCCACTGCAACAAGCAGCATATTATCAACTCCTCCAGTGATTCTTTCTCCCTGTGCTGCCTGTAAAATCTTGCGCAGGAGATGTGTTGAGAAATGTGTGTTGGCACCTTATTTTCCTCCCACTGAACCCCTTAAGTTCACCATTGCTCATAGAGTCTTTGGTGCTAGCAACATCATCAAAATGTTGCAGGTAATGTATTTTACTTTTTACTGTCAGTGTATTGTAAATACGTATGTTGTAACTGGTTATAACCTGCTTTATTTTCAGATGACTAGTTAATCCAAATTATAACTTTCATCTTAAATTTTAATAGTGcataaatttaattattcaaaatctgaacaaatattACCTCCAATTTTGTAATCttcatgcgtgagtttcacttgcGCCTACGTGGATATGTAATCCAATCATACGGTGCCACATCATTAAAAGGGCAGACTGGGAGGACTTTTAATCTGAAATTTAAAACGACGTCATTTTGCTTCTATAAGTTAAAAACGATGTcgttttgcttattattattattattattattattctactttttttttttgtttaaatcacCCGGTGTTCGATACCCACTTTTTAGGAGTCCGATTATATTCGGATTCGCCCTGCGTCGAGCCCTATTTAGGGGGAGAGCTCCCAACAGATTATTtgtccatacccagggtcgaaccctcaaTCTCTGGGTAAGTTGGGGCAGCCCCTTTCCGCTGTTGGTTATTATTCTACTACTACTATTTCTACATATTACGTACTACTATTGCTTCTATCAATATACCACCACTATTACTacgactaattattattattattattaataacaatattttaataaaattttcatcttaataacgttaatttaatatactactactactgtccttaataacgttttaataatgttaatttaatatactattaTTAATGCCCTTAACAACCTTttattaataacgttttaataacgttaatttaatatactattaCTACTGCCCTTACTAATGTTTTATTAATAACATTTTAGTAacgttaattaataatattttaataatgtaaatttaataatgttataataacgctaatttaataatattttattaaaactataattttttaatttattattagtatagtttcatctttgagcaaaaaataataaaaaaataatagtaaaaagtcatttaaatatataaaaaggaattagtaagggcataatagtcattttaccctttttttttactGGTGGAATGCTCAAACTTTTAGCCCGACACGTCCAGTTTTGCGTGTACAACACGCGTTTTGCGAcataggattggaggtcatatttgtgcagttttgaatagttaaaggtcatatttgtacacgatcaaaattataatttggtgtcaagtgtagggtcatatttatatattatatcttaATCCTACTTGTCATGAACTTTTACATGTGATTATTATCGTACcttgataacataaaaatatatttacactatcaggatatatatatatatatatatatatattcgtcgCGTTTTCACATATGAACATATATAAGTAATTTACCTTATAATTTTTGCTATTAGTATATTTTAAGTAACATGTTATGACACATAAATCATCTTATTTTTTCATGTGATTTCACTtgcaataatttttaatatataattattatactaACGTGACAGCATAAAAATCGTTTACGCAGTCAAGATATAAAAGCTtcactttcaatattcatcatgCGTTCAAAGATCTGGACGTAGATATATACAACTGAACTTCAATTTCTTGTTAGTTGACGGTCTTGGATGTTTGGCCCAATTTATCAAATAATGCTTACTTTTAGTTGatcattattctttttctttgacaTAATCGTGGTCATTTTAGCTGTAGTGAGACTTCTCTAAATTGATCTTTTTCACATTCCACACATagctttttaaaattttccacATGAACTAAAGCTAATTTTCCTTTATTATACCTTCTCTTTTAAGTTCAGTCTTGATAACCTAACAATTAGAATCTCCATTTCTTCaaacatgaaagaaaaataatgagtcTTGAGATTTTTATCcctcattttttaattaattcaatattttttaattatattacatTATCAGTTTATTAAATGATAGCTATAATAAGGCAAACAGTCTGCTACAAGacgtaatattttcaaaattatttaagttATATAGACTACATCCGTACTAAAAGAGTTTAGTTAACTTCGAATTCGTTATACACTGATGGTGTAAAATTCAATAGGAGCTTCCAGAGGAACAAAGAGCGGATGCAGTGAATAGTATGGTGTACGAGGCAAATGCAAGAATAAGAGATCCAGTTTATGGGTGTGCTGGTGCAATTTGCCAATTGCAAAAGCAAATAAGTGAGCTTCAAGCAGAATTTGCAAAGGCACACgcagaaatcatgaatttaaagtGCCAAAATTCTAATTTGCTGGCCTTGGTTTGCATGGAAGTATCAGAAAATAGCAGCAGCAGCAGCTTATTGTCTTCAGATCATATTAATGATTATGGAAATAATACCAGCATGTTTTTGGAAGATAACAGTGTATATGCAGCTTGGGAACCACTTTGGACATGATTAAAATAATGTTGGGTGAAAATTTCTACTATTAAATTAATTAGACATTAATTTAGAATTATCCCCCAGGAAAAGGGGGTATAAAAAGTTAGTGACATAtactttaaatttaataaaaatatgtaatatCAAGGAATTGCACTTTGACGAAATCAGATGTAACTCATGAGacctattttagtttttatttgaagatgaaaatgataaaaGGATGCTTTACTAAATTTCTAAATGAATATATTTCTTCTTGTTGTAATGCAATTCTTTTTAATactatcaatattttttaatatgttatagCAAGTAATTTCTCTTATTCTTTaggttattagttttatttttaatgaataattaTCTATAGTTACATTTTTTTTGGTGATGCGGTGTAAACATTACACCATCTTATGGGCGAGGATTATGGAAATTAAAATCCTCATGGTTCAATCAGACGGGTACGGTATAATGGGATTCACTTGAAATTTCTTCGTTGAAAAATATACTATATATTtaagattaaattatttattttgtgtacAAATATAGTACACTATAATGAAGACAGACCCGCTCATAATAATAAGGAGTAGCAGCAGTTTGAATCACATACCCTTGATACAACTTATGGGTcgccaaatatatatatatatttctacttGTTAGATTACGGGTCATGGGTCGCCCATGTGGATCGACCCGAATCGACCTGAAATTTTGTTTTTGGGTTATCTGAAAATAAGAGGGAAAAGAAGAGATATGTAATGAATTTGAAACTTAGGAGGAACAGTTACTGTTCCACTTTTCCATATATTTGGAACCCATCTCTTCCTTCTGAACAAGATATAACAGTAACGAaccaaaacccaaaaaaaaaacaaaaattgaaaggCATCTAGTTTGTAAATTTTTATTCCGTTTTCAAGAGAATCGAAATTCACTTGGAGCGATTCTTTTGGTGGCAAAATCATCTTCTTCCGCTGCAACATATCAAGGTAAACACTGATTTTGCTCTGTTTTTTCTTTCAGCGGCATCAGAGACTACGTTGAATTGCCCTGTCTTAATGTTATTTCTTGAGTTCAGTGTGCAAAAATTCTTGAAAAGATCGTAAATTAACAGTACCTATAAAATTTTTGGTCTCCGGTTAAACGCGCCGCTAGTTCGGTCAGACGCTGATTATCCGGTCAAACGCGTCACAACTCCGGTAAGACGTGTCGTTGATCCGGTCATAAGCGCTGCCAATCTCGTAAGACGTGCCGTTGCATTATTTTATAAGAATCCCCAAAAGAGTTGGTCGTTTTGTTGGGGACGGGCGGTGCTAAGGCAGGCTACGCCGGAGAAATGGGGACGGCAGCTATTGATCGTCGATTATGGTATTTTCAGACCGTTTTTGGCGATGATTTCGCCGGTGATGGGTGGAGTCGGTGGGGGAAAGTGGATTTCGGATTTGGAATGGCTGAATTCGGTGAGGGACAAATAATTACGGTGAAAAATTTGCCTGAAAACTTAAAATCTATTTGCGTGAAAATGGGCccttattattttttggtctttgTCACATATGACTGTGCAATTTGCAATATGTCTTTTCTTGATGAAGATGAAGATTGTTTCTTAACCTTTTTCTTTTGGGTGAAGTATATTGTTTCTTAACCTTTTTCTTTTGGGTGAAGTATACGATAATTGACTATTCTAGATAATAGTGTCTAGAAAATAGTGCAATTAATATTAgtactatattttatattttcactaaTAGTTCCACTACTgttcatattatttatataagaATAGATGTTAAAGAAGCATTAAAtgaactagttatatttttagtGGAAAtggataataatatttttatggctTAAGTCATCAATAGGCATTCTAAGTTGTACCGAAAATTTACTTaaacccctcaactaaggcctatacctatcagacccctaacccacttgaattttgatccaattaggtcttttttgcctacatggcacaCCGCGTATAATGTAATCGCGGGAGATGCGTGAGCAATGATTCTTTTCACTAAATCACAAATAGAAAGGTGACAAGTGGCACTGAGGgccccaaaaaaattttaataaacaaaatttaaaaaaaaacactaacGGCccctaaaaaaatttaataaaataattctttttaaaataaagccTCCAACATATCCCCCTCCCCCATCTGATAcccctcttcatcttcttctccattcttcttcctcattcttttttttcttaaaacttatttctcctcctattttttctactttttctcctTTCTTGTTCTTACTTTTGAATTAATGTTTGTATTCGATTAAGTTTGATCTTATTCTTAATTCTTTCCCGCcattagtttttcaaaaaaaataaaagtttaccaaaaaataaaagtttgCCGGATTAATTCATTGCATTTAAACACTCAATAGTATAAGAAAGATACcatttttcttgtccaaatcTTGAAATCTCGAGGTTAAGATTTCTTGTCCAAATCTTGAAATCTCAATGGTATTTGgcaatggagaagaagatggtgTATCACTATTTGGAATGGTTTTAAGAATTAgttgtttatgttttttgtttaagtaaaatgagaagtaaaaaaaaaactgaaatttgcaatggatttcttaattttttatttatcctGATTTTGTTATTCTTCACTTTATCATTAAGAATATTAGAAGGAAaccagttttaattttttttaaaaaaagttcaaCTTCTCATAGAAAATGGAGGGTGGGAGAGGGGGAGGAAccagttatttttattttttttaaaaaattataatatatttaaaataatttttggacccaCACAACATGTGTCATTATTTAATTGGATTTTTAACTAATAggctttttaaaacaaattcattTGCCATGTGTCGTTTTCTTATTGGTCCATTTTGCCACATCAGCTGAGTGTGTTACACACACTCTATACCTTTTGTTGATTGTATAAAAAAGGCCTGATTGGATAAAAATTCGAGTGggttaggggtctgataggtacagACCTTAGTTGAGGGGTTTAAGTAAAATTTTGGGACAACTTTAAGTGTATATCAATGActtaagcctatttttattcaTGTCATCTTTTGTAATTATTCATTAAAGTGGATTAAATAAGTGTATGAATTAGACTTGATGTTATTTTTGCCTTAATTAgtccataattttattttaacagATTTTATCTTTTACGATAAATTGTGACATAAGTTATCACATTGAGTGGTTAAACCATTCTAATTGTTTCTTGGTTCCTATTTCAGAAATGAGTTAACAGGGACAAACTTAAATCATTCCAACTGGGAGTTCTGGATGTCGAGCAAAGAGATAAAGTGGAAGGACACATCGTCGAAGGGAATGTTTTCGAGGTCGTGAGATCATATGAAATGGTGTCCCCAGAGCGAGACAAAATCTGTTATGAAATGAAAGGGCTATGCGAAGGGAAAGAGTGAAGAAGCTGAAAGAattcaagtcttttaagatgaCCCCTAACATTACAGTTGCtagttttattcatttgtttgaattaaaaCGTGAAGAACTAGAAACTATGTAGAAATCTTAGATTGGGAAGCATTAGctattttactaaattttctCCGTGACCCTTGGGACGAgagattaattaatatttatcacGAGATTTGGCCTAGCGAGCCTTTTTGGGTGTACATAAGTTGTCTAGAATATTTGTGGAATGACTTTTATCTTTAGATTGACTTGTAGCGTAAagttattaattaaatttaaattatatatataaatataaatatatatatatatatatatatatatatatatatatattaaattgttTATCTCCTTTTACGTGAATTACATTCATTCATTTGAGATTAAAATGACTTAATTgaaagctatcattctaatacacattaagaaattaatttctaattttggtcaaATGTTTAGTTCGTAGAAGACGATCAGATTCTTAAGTGTCCTTTCGATTATACACTAAACATAAAACCTTTATGTGAAATGATTTGCTTGAATGTGTAActtgcatgcataattgataaatACTTGTGTGATTGTCTCTTAATAACAGGTATAGCGTCAAAATGTATAATTGTTGActtgaacaaaggagaaaaactaaatgAAGACAACTACGACATTTGAAGTCGTAAAATATGGTATGTACTGGAGGACCAAAATGCTCTTGAAGGTATTAACCATGTCTTAAGTATACCAGAAGAGGGCAATGCTGCACAACACAGAAGAGACCTTGAAGCTTATAAGGCTTGGATAAAGGTTGATTCCCTTGGACGTGGAATTATTGTAAGTTTTGTAGTTGATGACCTCATACATGAGTGTGAGAAATTTCCTACTTTCAATGCCATTTGGGCACACTTGCGAGGAACATATGGGGGTACTTCGGTCACCCGCTTCAGACAGCTGACTATCAAGTTTGAAACTTACAAGAAGCTTCATGATCAGAACATCAAACAACACTTTAGGGTAATGTCGAATATGATAGCTCAACTCAAAAATGTTGGTCACATTCCCTCGGATAAGCAGCAGGTTCAGGCAGTGATCCGATCACTTTTCAATAGTTGGGAACACTTGAAGGTCATCTTAACCCACAATGTAGCATCAAAACTTTTTCTGATGTTGCCCGTCATGTTGAACTTAAAGATGAGCGGCTTGGTGCTGCTAAAGCTACTTCTAATACCTATATGgcagaatcaagtggtaagaAATCTTCAGGA is from Capsicum annuum cultivar UCD-10X-F1 chromosome 5, UCD10Xv1.1, whole genome shotgun sequence and encodes:
- the LOC107852523 gene encoding LOB domain-containing protein 1-like — encoded protein: MKCSDPKTIATISSMNSSSSSFSSTVATATSSILSTPPVILSPCAACKILRRRCVEKCVLAPYFPPTEPLKFTIAHRVFGASNIIKMLQELPEEQRADAVNSMVYEANARIRDPVYGCAGAICQLQKQISELQAEFAKAHAEIMNLKCQNSNLLALVCMEVSENSSSSSLLSSDHINDYGNNTSMFLEDNSVYAAWEPLWT